A genomic stretch from Gorilla gorilla gorilla isolate KB3781 chromosome 20, NHGRI_mGorGor1-v2.1_pri, whole genome shotgun sequence includes:
- the C2CD4C gene encoding C2 calcium-dependent domain-containing protein 4C has protein sequence MRKTNMWFLERLRGSGENGAARGVGSEAGDKASKGPLYSNVLTPDKIPDFFIPPKLPSGPAEGEGQAALGPSTSEQNLAFAAPRQTPRSPRLPAKLAAESKSLLKAATRHVIQIESAEDWPSEEATDADPQAQGAMSLPSVPKAQTSYGFATLAESPHTRRKESLFHSEHGALAQVGSPGAGRRRAAAKANGGDGGPREAGGALMSPGRYFSGGESDTGSSAESSPFGSPLLSRSVSLLKGFAQDSQAKVSQLRHSVGRHGSLSADDSTPDTSPGSRRRLTRRAPPEPGPESGQARGEHTVHVGPRGSVRLLAEYEAGQARLRVHLLAAEGLYDRLCDARSINCCVGLCLVPGKLQKQRSTIVKNSRRPVFNEDFFFDGLGPASVRKLALRIKVVNKGSSLKRDTLLGEKELPLTSLLPFL, from the coding sequence ATGAGAAAAACCAACATGTGGTTCTTGGAGCGGCTTCGGGGGTCTGGGGAAAACGGTGCTGCCCGGGGCGTGGGGAGTGAGGCGGGGGACAAGGCCTCCAAGGGGCCCCTGTACAGCAATGTGTTGACGCCCGACAAGATCCCCGACTTTTTCATCCCCCCCAAGCTGCCCTCGGGCCCCGCGGAGGGCGAGGGACAGGCCGCGCTGGGCCCCTCCACGTCGGAACAGAACCTGGCCTTTGCGGCCCCTCGCCAGACCCCACGGAGCCCCCGGCTGCCTGCCAAGCTGGCAGCCGAGAGCAAGAGCCTGCTGAAGGCAGCCACCCGGCACGTGATCCAGATCGAGAGTGCCGAGGACTGGCCATCCGAGGAGGCCACTGACGCCGACCCCCAGGCCCAGGGTGCCATGTCCCTGCCCTCGGTTCCCAAGGCCCAGACGTCCTACGGCTTCGCCACGCTGGCCGAGAGCCCCCACACGAGGCGCAAGGAGTCTCTGTTCCACAGTGAGCACGGGGCTCTGGCCCAGGTGGGCTCCCCAGGGGCCGGGCGCCGCCGGGCAGCCGCCAAGGCCAACGGGGGTGATGGGGGCCCCAGGGAGGCTGGCGGGGCCCTCATGAGCCCCGGCCGCTACTTCAGTGGCGGGGAGAGCGACACAGGGTCCTCGGCCGAGTCCTCCCCCTTCGGGTCCCCTCTGCTGTCCCGCTCCGTGTCTCTGCTCAAAGGTTTCGCCCAGGACAGCCAGGCCAAGGTGAGCCAGCTCCGGCACTCCGTGGGCCGCCACGGCTCCCTGTCTGCCGACGACAGCACCCCGGACACCAGCCCCGGGAGCCGGCGCCGCCTGACCCGCCGGGCACCCCCGGAACCTGGCCCCGAGTCGGGCCAGGCGCGTGGGGAGCACACGGTCCACGTGGGCCCTCGGGGCAGCGTGCGGCTGCTGGCCGAGTACGAGGCCGGCCAGGCCCGCCTGCGGGTGCACCTGCTGGCCGCCGAGGGCCTCTACGACCGCCTGTGCGACGCCCGCAGCATCAACTGCTGCGTGGGCCTGTGCCTGGTGCCGGGCAAGCTGCAGAAGCAGCGCAGCACCATCGTCAAGAACAGCCGCCGCCCCGTCTTCAACGAGGATTTCTTCTTCGACGGCCTGGGGCCCGCCAGCGTCCGGAAGCTGGCCCTCAGGATCAAGGTGGTGAACAAGGGCAGCAGCCTCAAGCGGGACACGCTGCTCGGGGAGAAGGAGCTGCCCCTGACCTCCCTGCTCCCCTTCCTGTAG